The proteins below come from a single Chryseobacterium bernardetii genomic window:
- the eco gene encoding serine protease inhibitor ecotin produces MKFSKTLITGLVLMAGVSAFAQKKAEKFEKLQIEMFPKAKEGYKQVYIQLPVAKNENDLKVEVFVGAEKMLDCNNYSLMGEMKSQDLQGWGYNYYEVESKGETAGTLMACPGQKLSKKFVTLKPEIVRYNSKLPLVFYVPKDIEVRYRVLRPDNGMKKAVQK; encoded by the coding sequence ATGAAATTTTCAAAAACTTTAATTACGGGATTGGTATTGATGGCTGGAGTAAGCGCTTTCGCTCAAAAGAAGGCAGAAAAGTTTGAAAAACTACAGATTGAAATGTTCCCAAAAGCTAAAGAAGGTTACAAACAGGTATATATACAGCTTCCGGTTGCCAAAAACGAAAATGATTTAAAAGTGGAAGTTTTTGTAGGGGCTGAAAAAATGTTAGACTGCAACAATTACTCTTTAATGGGAGAAATGAAAAGCCAGGATCTTCAGGGATGGGGATACAACTATTATGAAGTAGAATCAAAAGGGGAAACAGCAGGAACATTGATGGCTTGCCCGGGACAGAAGCTTTCTAAGAAATTTGTTACCCTTAAGCCGGAAATCGTAAGATACAACAGTAAGCTGCCATTGGTATTCTATGTACCAAAAGATATAGAAGTTCGTTACAGGGTTTTAAGACCTGATAATGGAATGAAAAAAGCAGTTCAGAAATAA
- a CDS encoding HlyD family secretion protein — MHKNIAIVFASLFLLGSCDKKNEKIKEPEGKTKKEVISFAPKVTGRILKIYVSEGQTVKKGDTLAQLDVPEVSAKIAQAQGAVNAATAQEQMAKNGATPDQLKQLQAKYKGLKEQYEFAQKSYRRANNMFRDSLMSPQAHDEVYAKLQGAKAQYDAVVAELDDVNRGTRFEKVEMAAGQASQAKGALQEANVAYSERYIIATNDMEIETISLNTGELATAGFALFNGYIPESTYFRFTVPESAIAKYKKGQNVNMQVVYNKENLQGTIVYIKQLTRYADITTAYPDYQLQDAIYEIKVKPTDMNKAKSLLVNANVILK, encoded by the coding sequence ATGCATAAAAATATAGCTATAGTCTTTGCTTCTCTGTTTTTACTGGGAAGTTGTGATAAGAAAAACGAAAAAATAAAAGAACCTGAAGGGAAGACCAAAAAAGAGGTTATTTCATTTGCTCCAAAAGTAACCGGAAGGATTTTAAAAATATACGTTTCCGAAGGGCAGACGGTAAAAAAGGGAGATACCCTGGCTCAGCTTGATGTACCTGAAGTTTCTGCAAAAATTGCTCAGGCTCAGGGAGCAGTAAATGCTGCAACAGCTCAGGAACAGATGGCTAAAAACGGGGCTACACCCGATCAGTTAAAACAGCTTCAGGCCAAATATAAAGGACTGAAAGAACAATATGAGTTTGCACAGAAGTCCTACAGGAGAGCCAATAATATGTTCCGGGACAGCTTGATGTCTCCACAGGCGCACGATGAAGTATATGCCAAGCTTCAGGGAGCAAAAGCCCAGTATGATGCTGTAGTGGCAGAATTGGATGATGTGAACAGGGGAACCCGTTTTGAAAAAGTGGAAATGGCAGCAGGGCAGGCTTCCCAGGCAAAAGGAGCATTACAGGAAGCCAATGTAGCTTATTCAGAAAGATATATCATCGCGACCAATGATATGGAAATTGAAACCATCAGCTTAAATACTGGTGAGTTAGCCACAGCAGGATTTGCTTTGTTCAACGGATATATTCCTGAAAGTACTTACTTCAGATTCACCGTTCCTGAAAGTGCCATTGCAAAATATAAAAAAGGCCAGAATGTGAATATGCAGGTAGTTTACAACAAAGAAAACCTGCAGGGAACTATTGTTTACATCAAGCAACTGACGAGATATGCAGATATTACCACAGCTTACCCTGATTATCAACTACAGGATGCCATCTACGAAATTAAAGTAAAACCAACGGACATGAATAAGGCTAAAAGCCTTTTGGTAAATGCCAATGTGATCCTGAAATAA
- a CDS encoding TolC family protein produces MKNNLLIFTFSFFAFPAFGWAQSAPDFKELLDSAMVRDSNLKMQITQNKLTDLDEHKLKDIFLPTLEVSGKAGYLNGTARLTSPEINLAPFINIPEGTFNNNFNVSGFSGVAKADAKMLLYSGGKVKYLKKAVEEKKKSEDILLEKTKDEVVATISKAYDQLALIHQSKKVLDESKKRLDINKKTADKALGYGLITPYDHKKIELAQATLNAKVVEYEGKKELLLTQLYILTGINRERLRLIDPVLSPVELLAAEKGIEQRAEVRALEHGIAAADYKIRAEKTWMIPKVQLMASAYYIGLYGNRIKSSENVVPAVPLLGYEGKKLNWSPNNINIFPLITAGVGFKWDIFDGKEGKHAEETAKVGKEVLQNQKEDALKKLSLNLANNQTNYDIATAQITLKAKEKELAKNALVQAEKEFRYGMSKSSQLIDAENDLEAAELEYQNAVFNQRRAGIELMRSTQELDITKFYLIP; encoded by the coding sequence ATGAAAAACAATTTATTGATTTTTACGTTTAGTTTTTTTGCTTTTCCTGCTTTTGGCTGGGCACAGTCTGCGCCGGATTTTAAAGAACTTCTGGATAGTGCAATGGTTCGGGATTCGAACCTGAAAATGCAGATTACCCAAAACAAACTTACCGATCTTGATGAACACAAGTTGAAAGATATCTTTCTTCCCACTTTGGAAGTAAGCGGTAAAGCAGGTTACCTTAACGGAACAGCAAGACTTACGTCACCCGAAATTAATCTGGCCCCTTTTATCAATATTCCCGAAGGAACATTTAATAATAACTTCAATGTATCAGGATTCTCAGGCGTTGCTAAAGCAGATGCCAAAATGCTTTTGTATTCAGGAGGAAAAGTTAAATACCTGAAAAAAGCAGTAGAAGAAAAAAAGAAGTCTGAAGATATTCTGTTGGAAAAAACAAAAGATGAAGTGGTAGCCACAATTTCTAAAGCATATGACCAGTTGGCACTCATTCATCAGTCGAAAAAAGTGTTGGATGAAAGTAAAAAAAGGCTGGATATCAACAAAAAAACAGCAGACAAAGCATTGGGATATGGTCTTATTACTCCTTACGATCATAAGAAAATTGAACTGGCCCAGGCTACTTTAAATGCAAAAGTAGTGGAATATGAAGGAAAAAAAGAACTGCTTCTTACCCAGCTTTATATTTTAACAGGAATCAACAGGGAACGTCTTAGATTGATAGATCCGGTATTATCTCCTGTAGAGCTTCTTGCTGCAGAAAAAGGAATAGAGCAGAGAGCTGAAGTTCGTGCCCTTGAGCATGGAATTGCTGCTGCAGACTATAAAATCAGGGCAGAAAAAACCTGGATGATCCCAAAAGTTCAGTTGATGGCATCAGCATACTATATCGGATTGTACGGAAACCGTATCAAAAGCTCTGAAAACGTAGTGCCTGCTGTTCCGTTACTTGGATATGAAGGGAAAAAACTGAATTGGAGCCCTAATAATATAAATATTTTTCCTTTGATCACAGCCGGAGTAGGCTTTAAATGGGATATTTTTGACGGGAAAGAAGGAAAACATGCTGAAGAAACCGCTAAGGTTGGTAAAGAGGTCCTGCAGAATCAGAAAGAAGATGCATTGAAAAAATTATCATTGAATCTGGCCAATAACCAGACCAATTATGATATTGCTACGGCACAGATCACTTTAAAAGCTAAAGAAAAAGAATTGGCCAAAAATGCATTGGTGCAGGCTGAAAAAGAATTCAGATACGGAATGAGTAAATCATCCCAGCTTATTGATGCAGAAAATGATCTTGAAGCAGCAGAACTGGAATATCAGAATGCAGTTTTCAACCAGAGAAGAGCAGGAATAGAACTGATGAGGTCTACTCAGGAACTGGACATTACCAAATTTTATTTAATCCCATAA
- a CDS encoding ABC transporter permease, translated as MKEFFRLLKREFKLFISNSTLRTVFFVAPVFYATLLGFVYQSGKVENTPVLVVDRDNTPLSNQLTEMLDDNKSIKIIRYIQEPRSIKDEVIRHEAAAVVIIPSRFEGDMLQKKYPELNVYINTGNVLTANFASKALQLTIGTFSAGASIKALQKAGMPAAKAATQYEPFKANYITLFNTTGNYLIFMWPAMLAVVLQQVILLAMAVSFAAEFQRGSFVKEYVKMKKWAFPTMLIKVIPIWIFSILIVSIYYFMHMIFRVPMPEGILNFILLTAVFVGSVSFLGVFISILIPDALKATQILMVIASPAFIISGFTWPLSAMPAFVQFIANIIPLTPFLQAFKILLIQKGSVELTFPYLKHLSILLVVYAIIGWVALKIKLWFIFKKAAPQEITVDNVSEEEPE; from the coding sequence ATGAAAGAATTTTTCCGCCTTTTAAAACGCGAATTCAAGCTTTTTATCAGCAATTCAACCTTAAGAACAGTGTTTTTTGTGGCACCGGTCTTTTATGCCACATTGCTGGGGTTTGTTTACCAAAGCGGAAAAGTTGAAAATACTCCTGTATTGGTAGTAGACAGGGATAATACTCCTTTGTCTAACCAGTTAACAGAAATGTTGGATGATAATAAGAGTATTAAGATCATCAGATATATCCAGGAGCCTCGGAGTATAAAAGATGAAGTAATCCGGCATGAAGCAGCAGCAGTGGTGATTATTCCATCCCGTTTTGAAGGCGACATGCTTCAGAAGAAATATCCTGAACTGAATGTCTACATCAATACAGGAAACGTTTTAACAGCCAATTTTGCTTCCAAAGCGCTTCAGCTTACCATAGGGACATTCTCTGCCGGAGCATCTATCAAAGCGTTACAGAAAGCCGGAATGCCTGCAGCAAAAGCTGCTACACAATATGAACCCTTCAAAGCCAATTATATCACCCTGTTCAATACTACCGGGAACTACCTGATCTTTATGTGGCCGGCGATGTTGGCTGTAGTTCTGCAGCAGGTTATTTTACTGGCAATGGCGGTAAGTTTTGCAGCAGAATTCCAAAGAGGATCTTTTGTAAAAGAATATGTGAAAATGAAGAAATGGGCGTTCCCAACCATGCTGATTAAGGTAATTCCAATCTGGATATTTTCTATCCTTATTGTAAGTATTTACTACTTCATGCACATGATCTTCAGGGTTCCGATGCCGGAAGGGATACTTAATTTTATCCTTCTGACAGCTGTTTTTGTGGGTTCGGTATCATTCCTCGGAGTATTCATCAGTATATTGATCCCGGATGCTCTGAAGGCAACACAGATTCTTATGGTCATTGCATCACCGGCATTTATCATCAGTGGATTTACGTGGCCTTTAAGTGCAATGCCGGCATTTGTTCAGTTTATTGCCAACATTATCCCATTAACTCCGTTTTTACAGGCTTTTAAAATTCTTTTAATTCAGAAAGGATCAGTAGAACTTACTTTTCCATACCTGAAACACTTAAGTATTCTTTTAGTTGTTTATGCCATCATAGGATGGGTTGCTTTGAAAATTAAGCTTTGGTTTATTTTTAAGAAGGCTGCTCCGCAGGAAATTACTGTGGATAATGTTTCTGAAGAAGAACCTGAATAA